The Nitrospira sp. SG-bin1 DNA segment AAGGATAAGGTCATGATGGGTGCTGAGCGCAAGAGCATGATTCTTACCGAGGAAGAAAAACGGGTTACGGCATACCACGAAGCTGGCCACGCATTGATGGCGAAGCTCCTTCCAGGAACCGATCCTGTTCACAAAGTGACGATCATTCCCAGGGGGCGAGCGCTGGGTGTGACGATGCAGCTGCCGACGGACGATCGGCATAACTATTCCAAAGAGTTTCTCTACAACACGTTGGCGATTTTGATGGGTGGACGCGTTGCAGAAGAACTGGTATTTAAACATGTTACAACCGGAGCTGGCAATGATCTTGAGCGCGCGACCGACCTGGCTCGCAAGATGGTGTGCGAGTGGGGGATGAGCGAGAAATTGGGCCCCCTGACTTTTGGGCAAAAGGAAGATTCGGTGTTTCTCGGACGAGACTTCACCACAAAACGAGATGTCAGCGATCAAGTGGCCCTCGAAATCGATTTGGAAATCAAACGCTTTGTCACGGAAAATTACGAACGCGCGAAACGTGTGCTGACCGAACAGATGACGAGTCTGAAAGCGTTGGCGGAGGCGCTACTTGAAAAAGAAGTGCTCGACGCACCGGAAATTGATCAGATTCTGTTGCAATCCTCCTCTCAAACAGTTCCAGCCTAAATATATTGCGCCAATGGCGCATTGATGGCGGAGCCGTCGTGCCTATGGTGCCGTGTTCGGCGCCGCGTTGTGTCCGGGGTGCTTTCCGGATAACTGGAGCGACGGACTGGATCGTCCTTTCGCCGGTGTAATAGTTGGATCGAACACCACCACAGGGAATCACGGCGCAACAGTGGTTTTCTGCCAGAGGGCAAAACATTCGTTGGGCAGGACGTCCACTCATTATGGGCGTCGTCAACATCACGACGGATTCCTTCTATGATGGAGGACGATATGCCCAGCCTGACCTCGCGCTTGCTCATGCATTGGAGCTGATCGAACAAGGGGCCGACATTGTCGATATCGGCGGGGAATCGACTCGGCCTGGCGCAAGCCCGGTCAGTGAACAGGATGAACTGGCTCAGGTCATCCCGGTCGTTGAAGGTTTGGCTAAGCAGGTGACGATTCCGATTTCAGTCGATACCACGAAGTCGTGCGTGGCTCAGCGCGCCTTGGATGCAGGCGCATCGATCATCAACGATGTGAGTGCCCTACGACATGATCCACAGATGGCCTCCGTGATTGCCCGGTGCGGCGCAGCCGTCGTCCTTATGCACATGCAGGGAACCCCTCAAACGATGCAGTTGGCCCCCCATTATTCAGATGTCGTTGGCGAAGTATCGAAATTTCTTGAAGAACGCATGGAGATCGCCGTTCATGCCGGCATTGCGCGAACCAATATCCTGCTTGATCCAGGATTCGGTTTTGGTAAGCTGGTGCACCATAATCTGGAGCTTCTGAGGGGGCTGCCATCCTTGACGGCGCTGAACCGTCCGCTGCTGGTTGGTCTGTCTCGGAAGGGATTCATCGGGCGCATTGTGGAGAAATCCGTTGTTCACCGAGAATGGGGGACCGCAGCGGCGGTGGCATTGGCGGTCGACCGCGGCGCTCACATTGTTCGGGTCCATGATGTTGCGATGATGATCGACGTAGTCAAGATGGCGGCGGCGCTGAATCCATGCTGGTCATCTTGGGGACAGGAGCATGATGCGTAAATTATTTGGAACCGACGGGGTTCGAGGCGTGGCCAACCTCGATCCCATGACCAGTGAAATGGCGATGCAGCTCGGACGAGCCGCCGCCCACATTTTCATGCGAAGAGCGGGCCGTCATCAGATTGTGATTGGGAAGGACACCCGTATCTCTGGCTACATGCTGGAATCGGCGTTAATGGCGGGAATCTGCTCGATGGGCGTCGATGTGTTGTTAGTCGGCCCGATGCCGACGCCGGCGATCGCATTTTTGACCAGAAGTCTACGGGCGGACGCCGGGGTGGTCATTTCCGCGTCGCACAACCCGTATCAAGACAACGGAATCAAGTTCTTTTCAAGCGATGGGTTCAAGCTTCCGGACGAAGTGGAGGCTCGTATCGAAGAACTGATCGTGTCCGATGAAATCCGTCATCTTCGGCCAACGGCCGATCTCATAGGCAAAGCCTATCGCATTGACGATGCAGAGGGACGCTATATTGAATTCGCGAAGCGGTCGTTACCCAAAGACTTGGATTTTCAAGGGCTGAAGCTCGTTGTGGATTGCGCCAATGGTGCCGCGTACAAGGTGGCTCCGACAGTTCTCAGGGAATTGGGAGCCACGGTTGAAGTGATCGGCAATAAACCGGACGGGATGAATATCAATGCCGGTTGCGGCGCTGTCCATCCGGAACTGTTACAAGAGTCGGTACGCCGTTACAAAGCAGATGTCGGTATCGCCTTGGATGGTGATGCCGATCGGGCCGTTTTCGTCTGTGAACAGGGAATGATCATCGACGGGGATCATGTTATGGCGGCCTTGGCCCTGGATCTTCATCGAAACGGGCTCTTAGCCAAGCAGACTTTGGTCGGAACCGTGATGAGCAACTTTGGGCTGGAGCTGTCCATGTCGAAAGCAGGCGTCAAACTGATTCGAACGCCGGTCGGCGATCGGTACCTGCTCGAGCGAATGTTGGCGGAAGGATATAACTTTGGAGGAGAACAGTCAGGACACTTCATATTCCTTGACCATAACACCACGGGGGATGGCCTTATCTCGGCTTTACAGATGTTGTCCTTGGTGAAGCGAACCAAGAAACCGTTATCCGAGTTGGCCATGGCGATGACCGCTGTTCCGCAAGTGTTGGTGAATGTGCATGTCACGAAGAAGCCGCAATTGGAATCGATTCCAGACATTGATCGTGCCATACAAGAAAGTGAACGTCGCCTGAAC contains these protein-coding regions:
- a CDS encoding dihydropteroate synthase — translated: MGVVNITTDSFYDGGRYAQPDLALAHALELIEQGADIVDIGGESTRPGASPVSEQDELAQVIPVVEGLAKQVTIPISVDTTKSCVAQRALDAGASIINDVSALRHDPQMASVIARCGAAVVLMHMQGTPQTMQLAPHYSDVVGEVSKFLEERMEIAVHAGIARTNILLDPGFGFGKLVHHNLELLRGLPSLTALNRPLLVGLSRKGFIGRIVEKSVVHREWGTAAAVALAVDRGAHIVRVHDVAMMIDVVKMAAALNPCWSSWGQEHDA
- the glmM gene encoding phosphoglucosamine mutase (catalyzes the conversion of glucosamine-6-phosphate to glucosamine-1-phosphate); the encoded protein is MRKLFGTDGVRGVANLDPMTSEMAMQLGRAAAHIFMRRAGRHQIVIGKDTRISGYMLESALMAGICSMGVDVLLVGPMPTPAIAFLTRSLRADAGVVISASHNPYQDNGIKFFSSDGFKLPDEVEARIEELIVSDEIRHLRPTADLIGKAYRIDDAEGRYIEFAKRSLPKDLDFQGLKLVVDCANGAAYKVAPTVLRELGATVEVIGNKPDGMNINAGCGAVHPELLQESVRRYKADVGIALDGDADRAVFVCEQGMIIDGDHVMAALALDLHRNGLLAKQTLVGTVMSNFGLELSMSKAGVKLIRTPVGDRYLLERMLAEGYNFGGEQSGHFIFLDHNTTGDGLISALQMLSLVKRTKKPLSELAMAMTAVPQVLVNVHVTKKPQLESIPDIDRAIQESERRLNGCGRVLIRYSGTEPLLRIMVEGEQSTMVKEMAEDLARVVRKHIG